The Ornithinibacillus sp. 4-3 region ATACTTCGATGAGATTCATAGAAAGGCAGATTGATAAAATCACCTATTTAATAGAAGTAAAAGAAAGCAAAACAGCACAAGAAACGGTTTATCAAAAGCTAAAAAGACGAATAGAAAATGAAGCAAAACAAGCGTCACATCAAGCTATATATTGTGTTAATCATAGCGAGAATAAGTCGACTTCTTCAAGTTAGTACGGTAATATACACAGTACGAAACCGCTTGAAGACTGTCGGAAAGGAAGGTAAATATGTTTAGACAGTCCATGATGGAACAACCAATTAATCATTATTCAGCGATTCGTACTGATTCAGAAAAGGTAACAGCACTTTATTGTAGATTATCAAGAGATGATGAACTTGCAGGTGATTCAAATAGTATTGTGAATCAAAAAGCTATCTTGCAGAAATATGCGGAAGATCATGGATTTTATCCGACACAGTTTTATGTCGATGATGGTTTTAGTGGAACAACTTTTGACCGCCCAGACTTTAATCGAATGATTGCGGATGTGCAAGCAGGTATAGTTGATACCGTCATTATTAAAGATATGTCACGCTTCGGAAGAGATTATTTGAAAGTTGGCTATTATACAGAAGTTGTTTTCCCTGAAGCAGATGTGAGATTTATCGCCATTAATAACGGAATCGACAGTGCCAATCAGCAAGACAGTGATTTCACACCGTTCTTAAACATCATTAATGAATGGTATGCAAAAGACACGAGTAAGAAAATTAAAGCAAGCTTCAAATCAAAAGGACAATCAGGAAAACCACTATCGACAACAGTGCCTTATGGGTATATGAAAAGTCCAGAAGATAATTCAAAATGGATTGTAGATGAAGATGCGGCAGAGGTTGTTCGTTTAATTTTCAAACTATGTATTTCTGGACTTGGTCCAACACAAATTGCAAGGGAACTAAAGAAAAGAGAAATTATCGTACCAAGTGTTCACATGAGGAGGAAAGGCATTAATATTGCAGCACGTACACCAAACGACCCTTTTGCATGGCAAGGACGATCAGTTGCAAACATTTTAGAAAGACAAGAGTATCTAGGACATACGATAAACTTTAAAACCCGTAAACAATCCTATAAGACGAATAAAAAAATATGGAATGACCCTGAAGATTGGGCAGTATTTAAAAATACTCATGAAGCAATCATTGATGAAGAATCGTGGAAAGTCGTGCAAAAGATTCGAGAAGGAAAGCGGAGACCAGCAAAACTCGGACCGATGAGTGTACTATCTGGCATGATGTTTTGTGCAGATTGCGGAGCAAAATTATATCAAGTACGAGGGAAACGAATACCAAAACATCTTGAATACTTTGTTTGTGCAACCTACCGAAAAGAAAAGGGAATGTGTACTTCACATCGTATTCGGAATCAAGTCGTAGAAGAACTGCTACTTGAAGAGTTAAAACAGATTACCGCATTTGCGAAAAATTATGAAGAAGAATTCATACAAGTCGTACTCAATCAATTTGAACAAGATTTATCACAAAAACAACGGAAAGATGAACGAACACTTGAAGAAACTAAGGCGAGAATGAAATCACTTGATACAATTATTGAGAAATTGTATGAAGATAATGTGTTCGGTAAAATTTCCGATGACCGCTTCCGTAGAATGTCTGCAGGTTATGAGGCAGAACAAGCTGAATTAAAAGCTAAAATGCATCAATTACAGACGGAGTTAAATAAAGTGCGAGAAAACATCATCAACACAAAACATTTTCTACAATTAGTGAAAAAGCATACAGAAATCAGTACAATCAGTCCTGAATTAATCAGAGACTTTGTCGATAAAATTATCGTTTATCAAGTTGAGAAAGTAAATGGTAAACAAGAACAACGTATTAAAATCTACTACAACTGTATCGGAGCAATTGAAATAGAACCAAGTGTAAAGATGCAGACCAGTTGATTGGAACGTAAGGTGGCGACTCCAGCGGGAACAGCACGAGTCCGAAAATCCTTATTGCGACACGGAAGTGGAGCAATAAAAGTTGAGGCCGTGCCCGCGGAAAGCGTCCACCTGAAGTGGAAATCAACGATGTTAGAAGGCAAGACAAAAGGCATAGCCGTGAATCTAACGACTATGCCAATTTTTAAAAACCTATTCATCACTATCAGCACCACACTAATGGGTGCTTCATTAAGCATAGATGTTTTATTCATTATAGTTGATTATTTTTACAATCGCTCAAAAATAATAATTTTGCTTACAAAGCAAAACAAATTTTACCGGAAGATTTCATTAATCTTATGAAGTTCGTTCCTTTGTTCATTCATTATTCATTTTTGGTTAGGTATTCTGCGTAACTAATGTTTTTATTTGATAGTGTTCTAATGATTTCAATATTTTCTTCTGCCTTTTTTATCACATCATCAAAGCTTTCCTCATAATCATTGGATTCAGCTTTATGATAAAATAAGTAAGAATCATACATTAGAGTAATCATGTCGCTTGCTACTTCATTTTCTTCTTCTGATGGTTTATATTTATCGGTAAATAATATCAGTTCCTTAAAATCTTTAAAATCTAAGTTACTTCGATCTACTTCATCATTTGCATATTTTATAATCAATTCTGTAGTTTTCTCTGCATCTTCTAAAATTTCTGTGTGAACACCTTCATTCCCACACCCAACTAAAAATAATACTAATATTAATCCAAACAAAACCTTCTTCATAACCCCACCCCTAGTATGTAATAGTTAAATTCTACCATAAAAAGGTTAGATAAACTGATTATTTCTTTTCACCTATACGGAAAAAGCATCAATATATTGTGAAAAATCTACAAAATAAACACATCTATGGTCACGTATTACAAAAATAAAACAATGTAGTTTTCGAAGAAAGTCTAATTGGAACTAAATAGGATTAAACAAGCATTCACCGATATAAAAAACACCCCAGAAGTTAGTTTCCAATCTAACTTCTGGGGTGTAGCAGCTATTTCAATACATCTAAAACACTTTTTACAGCAGCTACTGATTGATCGAGTTCTGCTTTTTCATCGTCTGTTAGTTCTAATTCTAGGATTTTTTCTATTCCGTTAGCCCCAATAACTGTCGGGACACCTAAATAAATATCTGTATAGCCATACTCACCTTCTAGGTAAGCAATGGTTGGTAAAATGCGGCGTTGATCTTTAAGAATTGCTTCTACCATAACGACAATGGATGCTGCAGGTGCATAATATGCACTACCATTTCCTAGTAAGTTAACAATTTCTCCTCCGCCTTTACGAGTACGTTCCACAATTGTAGCTAAACGTTCAGGAGAAATTAATTTCTCAA contains the following coding sequences:
- a CDS encoding recombinase family protein, giving the protein MFRQSMMEQPINHYSAIRTDSEKVTALYCRLSRDDELAGDSNSIVNQKAILQKYAEDHGFYPTQFYVDDGFSGTTFDRPDFNRMIADVQAGIVDTVIIKDMSRFGRDYLKVGYYTEVVFPEADVRFIAINNGIDSANQQDSDFTPFLNIINEWYAKDTSKKIKASFKSKGQSGKPLSTTVPYGYMKSPEDNSKWIVDEDAAEVVRLIFKLCISGLGPTQIARELKKREIIVPSVHMRRKGINIAARTPNDPFAWQGRSVANILERQEYLGHTINFKTRKQSYKTNKKIWNDPEDWAVFKNTHEAIIDEESWKVVQKIREGKRRPAKLGPMSVLSGMMFCADCGAKLYQVRGKRIPKHLEYFVCATYRKEKGMCTSHRIRNQVVEELLLEELKQITAFAKNYEEEFIQVVLNQFEQDLSQKQRKDERTLEETKARMKSLDTIIEKLYEDNVFGKISDDRFRRMSAGYEAEQAELKAKMHQLQTELNKVRENIINTKHFLQLVKKHTEISTISPELIRDFVDKIIVYQVEKVNGKQEQRIKIYYNCIGAIEIEPSVKMQTS